The DNA sequence AGCGGGTTGATTGCGAACCGCGTGATAGAGAGAGTGGTTCAATAAATATAATCTGTTTTTCATCGGTTAGCCGATTTAAAGCGAAGATGCCAATGTGCTTATTATGGCAATCATCAGTATCTAATTAGAGCAAGTCACTCTCTCTTTTTTTATGCTTATTAAGTCAGTAAAAATCGAATCATCGCCTTTTTATGATTAATGATTATAAGAGTTATTGATATAATCCTCACAAAAAATATTATTATAAAGTTAATGTCAATTATTTAATATATATAGGTAAAATATTAAGCAGGTTTAAGATAAAGGTATTTTCATATCTTTTAAAAATTGATCTAGATCAATTTTTAAAAGATACTTTAAAAACAATGTAATACAGTTTTTTAAAAAATATTGCTGGTAAGCTGACGTTCTGTGTTTTATTTTTTTTAAAATAATCGAAAAATTGTCCATCTTCCAATAGTGTAATGAGTAGTGTAATTTATGCGAAGCTTATCGATGGAAGCGATAAATTTATAAAATTTGACAGGATGTCATCCTGGTAAAACTATCAATTAATTGCAAACGGTTGCAATTTTGTTGCCTCAGTCACGGGGAATTAACTTTCTCTGTCACGATTTCCCTTTCTTTTAAAGATGCTGACTCCAGAATCTTTACACAGATTAGTGAAATATAAAGGTAATAAATATTATTAAATTAGGGTAAAAAAATGCAAAACAAGACAATCGAAGAGATTCAACTAGCCGCAAGTGAGTTAGGTGATCTGAAAATTATCGAAACACTAACTTCATTTGCTATTAAAAAAACGCTAGAAGAGCATGAGTTAAAAATAAAATCCTGTTTGAATGCGGTACTTGAAGAGCGTCACGGTTTGTCTGAGTTTGAACGTATTGAATCATTGATCGAAAAGAGAATAGTTGCTTAATAATCGTTGTTAGCAATCATCATTAAGCAGGGTCTTATTTTTTAGATTAATTAAAAAACAATACCCTGCTGATTCTTACTCTTCGAACCCCTGTTGCTGCCAACCATTCCAATAAAAAGCAGTTGCATTTTAAGCAAAAAAGCCCAAAATAAATTGTCTCTAAAACAGGTGGTTATTTTGTCTGATCTTCCCCTCCCTCGGCAACGCAAAATTATCCATATTGACATGGATTCATTTTTTGCATCGGTGGAGATGCGAGACGAACCAAGCTATAGAGGGATTCCTCTTGCAGTTGGAGGGAGTGAGCTTCAGCGCGGGGTGATTAGCACATCTAACTATGAGGCTCGTAAATATGGTGTGCGTTCTGCAATGGCAACTGCTCATGCCTTGAGATTGTGTCCACACTTAACCGTGGTTCCTGGTCGAATACAGGTTTATAAAGAGATTTCAGCGCAAATTAGAGCTATTTTTGAGCGTTACACTCACTTAATCGAACCTTTATCTTTAGATGAAGCTTTTCTTGATGTCACTGAATGCTGCCAATTACACGGCTCTGCAACACTTATTGCTGAAGCAATAAGAAATGATATCCGTAGGGAGTTGAATCTTACTGCTTCAGCTGGTGTTGCACCGATTAAGTTTTTAGCTAAAGTCGCTTCTGATATGAATAAACCGGATGGTCAGTTTGTGATCCCTCCGGATAAGGTACAGAGCGTAATCGATACTCTACCACTGGAGAAAATCCCTGGTGTTGGTAAGGTAAGCTTGCAAAAGCTTAATAATGCAGAGTTTTATGCCTGTGCGGATATTAAAAACAGCAATTATTATGAATTACTTAGACGGTTCGGTCGTATGGGCGAGGCACTCTGGAATTTTAGCCATGGCATCGACAATCGCGAAGTAGTTACTGAGCGAGAACGTAAGTCCGTCGGAGTAGAGCGTACATTTTCAATTAATATCACTACCTTTGAGGAATGCTGGCTGTTCATCGAACGGAAGCTCTTTCCTGAGCTAGATAAACGACTTGGGCATGCTACTCCGGAGCGTTCGATCATCAAACAGGGGATCAAGATGAAGTTTGCTGATTTTCAACTTACCACAATAGAGCATGGACATCACGAATTGGAGCTGGAATATTTCCGTGAACTATTGTGTGAAATTATCAAAAGACAGAATGGCAGAGAGATAAGGCTCCTCGGTCTAAGTGTGGTTTTAAAACCTGAAGGGCAAGTAAAACAGCTGAGCTTGGACTTATAAAACGTGCTAGTTCAGAGTTGATTTTATACTAAACTATCTATCCCTATAATCATTTAAAAACTTTAATTAACTTTTCTCGAAATTCTCCAAAGGCTTCTAGATAAGCTGTTTCAGGTGAATTTTTCGTTTAATACGGTAGATTATTTAATTGTTCTGGTGAAGAAAAATCACCGAGTAACTTGATAACTTGTGAGGGTGTTACAACCTGTGAACTTGGCGCTATTTTCCTATTACTTCCTGCTATACCCATGTTACTTCAAGATGCTTTGTCAGGCGCAAGCTCGGAGAGCAGCGCAAGAAGCAACATGACCTTTCGAGCGATTAACTGTGTTAATCCTCTAGCGGTAAATGTAAATGCAGCATTCCCTTTCCGATTGGTGCAACGCAGCGCTGGTTTTCCTTGCTGACTTTGCATCTTGAAGTATCAGGGGTATAAATTAAACTTGTTAGCAAAAATACTCAGCTTTTCTTCTGCTAATGTAAATAACCCAATCTCAGGTTAACTACTTTTTTCAAATACAGTGAATATTGACCTTCCCTGGATGGTAGATGAGATAGAGCTATTTAGTTAAGAAATTGACATGGCTAAGATTTAAAATAACAGTATATAAACTGAGGACTTGATAAGTCGTTTTCAATTATCAGAGGCTTAAAGTAGTTCAATGCCAAACAATGATACTAATTTAGCCCATAGTAAAAACAACCCTAATGTCATGAGACAGACGCCTGATAAACTTAGCCAAAAGCCAAATCTGGGGTAAACAAGGGGAAAAATCAAGAACATCGGCAGAGTCGGGATCACGTACCAGAAAGTGTAATACCAATCCGCTTATTTAACTGATCAATGACATCCAATCCCTCGTACACATTTTTATCACTCTTTTGCTGTCACTTACAAAATCATTCCAAGCATCACAGACAGTTTCAACTATTGAATCATAACCACTGAAACATCTGTTTGCTAAGTGATGTTGTCGAAGCCAACTCCATACCTGTTCAATCGGATTTAGTTCGGGTGAATAGGGTGGCAGCTTTATGATTGTTAAATTCTTGAAGTCAGCGTCAATATCATCGCTATGCCAACCAGCACCATCCATGATGATAACGGCATGTCTATCAATTGGGGTTCTATCTGATATTTGTTGAAGATGCGTCATCATAATGTCTTTGTTTACATAAGGTACGACTAGTGCTTCTGAAGCGCCATTGGTAATACAGACAGATCCAAATAAATAGGCGTATTCGAATTGCTGTTGTTTTACTGCTCTTGGACGGCTACCTTTTTCAGCCCATAATTTGGTTGTTGTATTTTGCTGGCCAAATCGTGCTTCATCTTGTAGCCATATATCCACACGATCTAATGCAATATGACCAGGGATCTTAAAGATCGTTTTGAATTGGAATTTTTTTAAAATCCTCTTGCGCTTCAATTGATTGCTTAGGGTGCTTAGAACGGGATGTTATCCAAGAAAAACCTAACTTATGCAGTAACTTATAAACACTTGATAAATGGTAATGCACTGCAAAATTTTCTTCTATATAAAGTTGTATGTCTGAGCCATTTAATCGTCCACCAAGCTCACTTTTAGATGACTCAGTTACATAATGAATGAGTTGCTTATGTTGCTCGTTCGATAATCGAAAAGGCCTGCCAGTTGTTTTTTTATCGATTAAGCCATCCATTCCAAATTGGTGATACTGAGAGATCCATTTATTTATACTGGTTCGGCTGACCTTTAAAAATTTAGCGATAGCAGTGCGTGAATTACCTTCTTGGAAGTGTGCAAGTGCTAAAAAACGGAGCCTCATTCGAACGCTTTGATGCGTTTTAGCTAATGCAGTAAAGTCATGTTTTTTTGTAGTCATCAATAGCGTTTCATTATTTAATAATTGGAATACTATTAGATCACATAATTAGTAGAATTGGTATAAAATGCATGATTGGCCACTTTTTCTGTTGGTGTGCCTTCGAGATGAAGCCAAACCAGCACCAGTAAAGTTACCACAGGTAATGAAGCTAATAGCGCACCAAGATGTTCACTGCGTTTAGCGACTTCGGAAATCAGTACCACCAGTGCTGCGGTGACCAAATACTTAATGATTATAAACATGGTTTCTCGGTTTTATTAGCCCAGTATTATTGATTGGGTCTGCTTTCCGCTGTCTGAAGATTGCTTAACCCTTCTAGATCATAGGCTAAAGGGCAGCAATCTTCTCATTATATCGACTCGGTGATACTCGTTCAGGATAAATCAGCAGATTTATACACTGAGCTTTTTCTACTTCTTCGTGGCTGTGGCCATGCTCTTTTGTATTACTTTCTTCATGCGAGTGATGATTGCAGCAGAAACAGTCCCAAGCACGGCAGTTAGAATAAGTGCTTTCAGTATGTCATGGTTTTTCATTATGTTTCCCTGTTGATGGTTATAGCCAAATGGGCCGTGCTTCTGGTGACATTACTTGATGCCAATAAGCTCGTAATGGCCTTCTGTGCTTACCAAAACGGTGATCGGAGATGAGCTGTTATTTTTCCAATACCAACCATGCGAACCTTCAAAAGGGGCGGTAAATGTGCCCTTTACTTTTCTACCCGTACTGACTGCATAGCTTTCAAAATAGCCAGTCGTATCGCCTTTGGGTTCACCATGAAAATCAAAGAAGAGCGCTTCGCTGGTCGATTTCCAGGAATAACGGATCGCTGCCCCTTTATTTATTTTTAACTTATATTCGAGCCCTTTTCCAGCTGGAATAATGACTTCGTTGTTGTGCTCTTGATATTTCCCACTAGCTTTTTTTACCACCGGCTTTACCTGCTCAACAGGTGATGGGTTCGCTAATTGGGTTAAGCCAAGCGCTGCACCTATGCCTGTTGGGTCTATGTCATATTCAGCAGGTAAAATGGCTGTTGTTAACACTATAGAGCCAAGTACTACTGCAAATACACTGGCTTTGACTAGCGTTCGAATTGAAGGCAAAGTGTGCTCTATTTTATGTTGGGTAGCTGTTGTTTCTTTTAACTGAGTCATCTTTTAACCTTAAATTGTTGTAAAGTAGCCTGTTAGTTGAAGGCCAACCAACATCACGCCACTACTCATAAGTAGTGCATTTGTTGCTGTTGAAAAACGCAAAAAACTCGGGTGCCGGCGCCAATAGCTCAGTGCTAACAAAACCAAAATCAATGCTGACAATTGTCCTAACTCAACCCCCACGTTAAAAGCAATCAGATTTTCTATCAGGCCATCTTGTGGGATCTCAAATTCCTGTATTTTGGTTGCTAAACCGAAGCCATGGAATAGACCAAAAATCATTACGGCTATTTTTGTATTAGGTTGGTAACCAAGTACCCGTTTAAACCCGCCAAGATTATCAAACCCCTTGTAAATGATAGAAAATCCGATAATAGCGTCGATCAGATAGGCGTTAACTCCCATGTCGTATAAGACGCCAAACATCAGGGTCAAACTATGACCTATGGTAAACAAGGTCACATAAAGCATGACCTCTTTTAAACGATAGAGAAAAAATATAACCCCTATCAAAAATAATATGTGGTCATACCCCGTCACCATGTGTTTAGCACCGATGTACATATAAGGAATGATGGAAACACCCTGATTGGCTTGCAAGAAGCCTTTGGTGCTTTCATCCACACCGTGAGCCATTAGCGTGGCAGAGAAGCCACAAAAACAAAGCAACAAGAGTACCCTGGAAATAACATTGGATTTAGTAAACATTGCAGAAAATGCCTCGTTAATTGTGACTAATTAGTACAATATGTGAAATTTCTTATAATTGTTCAAAATTTCCGTCGAAGTTAGCGCCTAAATATGTGCCTTGAGCGTTCAGTAAAATGTATAACGTTCGACTCTCGACCGTATTAGTGAAAGAAATAGAGTAGTATCGGACAGATTTATAATGCATTTTTTTATTATCCACAGACTTCCAGCTTGGTTTAAGTATTTGCCCTTCAATAGTCGCTTTATCATCAACTAATTTAATAAGATCATTAGTTGCTTTGGTTATAACTTGCTCTGTAGTGGGGGGCTCAACTGATGAGTTGCTATGTTCGGAGTGACTGTAAGCCACATTGGAAATCAGCATCGCTGAAGTAAGTACGAGCGTAGATATTATCTTTTTGAACATAAAATAGTTCCTGTTAGTAAAGTGATTATCGGAGGCATGTGTAGTGCCCTTATTACTTAATAAGGGTACCGAAGTAAAAACCGATTGTCGATAGGTTTTTGTGAAGGGAGTCATAACATGCTTGAGTGGCTATAGAGTAATGAAGAATTCAATGGCATTGTGAAGGGGGACAGAAGCACAAACCGCTGTGATTATCAGAGTCAGTACGGCCAGTTTAATCGTTTTTGGGCATAAGGATTTTTCAGGCACAGGCGCTAACAAATAATGTACTCTTTGCTCTAACTCTGAAGCTAAAAACTGGCACAATGGCTCGGTTTGAGCCTCGGGACTCATCAATTTTTTTACTGTCAAAATAGTCTCTGCAACATCCAGGTTAGATTGAATAATTTGGGCTGCAAGTTGATCAGCCCTCATCTCTAATACCAGAGCGTGTTGCTCCAGAATATATTTTTGGGCAGAAGTAAAATGGAAGGTACATATTGCTTGCATTAGCAATTTAGACAAGCCATCCCGATATTTCGTATGTACTTCTTCATGTATCGACACTATTCGCACCTGCCGGGGCGAGAGCTGATTTTTGAGTCCGGTTGAGAGCACCGTGATAGGCTTAAAGATACCAAGAGAAAAAGCCAAGGGTACGGGACTCTCGATGATCTTAACGTTTGATTCAGGGCCCACTTCTGACACCAGATCTAGGCGCTTAAATAGTTTTTGAGCGCGCTGGAAGTATCTCAAAGCTGATATACAAGCCCATAAAAAAAGGCCGACAATAGCCCCTGCTATCAATAATTCAACCAAGGTAACCATATGAGAAGTAGGTGCACCAAAACAGGCGCTGGCAGCATGACAATGATCTATGGGCAGTAAG is a window from the Psychromonas ingrahamii 37 genome containing:
- a CDS encoding M56 family metallopeptidase, whose protein sequence is MLSIIVTVPALNHDSLLPIDHCHAASACFGAPTSHMVTLVELLIAGAIVGLFLWACISALRYFQRAQKLFKRLDLVSEVGPESNVKIIESPVPLAFSLGIFKPITVLSTGLKNQLSPRQVRIVSIHEEVHTKYRDGLSKLLMQAICTFHFTSAQKYILEQHALVLEMRADQLAAQIIQSNLDVAETILTVKKLMSPEAQTEPLCQFLASELEQRVHYLLAPVPEKSLCPKTIKLAVLTLIITAVCASVPLHNAIEFFITL
- a CDS encoding HupE/UreJ family protein; the encoded protein is MFTKSNVISRVLLLLCFCGFSATLMAHGVDESTKGFLQANQGVSIIPYMYIGAKHMVTGYDHILFLIGVIFFLYRLKEVMLYVTLFTIGHSLTLMFGVLYDMGVNAYLIDAIIGFSIIYKGFDNLGGFKRVLGYQPNTKIAVMIFGLFHGFGLATKIQEFEIPQDGLIENLIAFNVGVELGQLSALILVLLALSYWRRHPSFLRFSTATNALLMSSGVMLVGLQLTGYFTTI
- the dinB gene encoding DNA polymerase IV; this translates as MSDLPLPRQRKIIHIDMDSFFASVEMRDEPSYRGIPLAVGGSELQRGVISTSNYEARKYGVRSAMATAHALRLCPHLTVVPGRIQVYKEISAQIRAIFERYTHLIEPLSLDEAFLDVTECCQLHGSATLIAEAIRNDIRRELNLTASAGVAPIKFLAKVASDMNKPDGQFVIPPDKVQSVIDTLPLEKIPGVGKVSLQKLNNAEFYACADIKNSNYYELLRRFGRMGEALWNFSHGIDNREVVTERERKSVGVERTFSINITTFEECWLFIERKLFPELDKRLGHATPERSIIKQGIKMKFADFQLTTIEHGHHELELEYFRELLCEIIKRQNGREIRLLGLSVVLKPEGQVKQLSLDL
- a CDS encoding IS630 family transposase (programmed frameshift), which codes for MTTKKHDFTALAKTHQSVRMRLRFLALAHFQEGNSRTAIAKFLKVSRTSINKWISQYHQFGMDGLIDKKTTGRPFRLSNEQHKQLIHYVTESSKSELGGRLNGSDIQLYIEENFAVHYHLSSVYKLLHKLGFSWITSRSKHPKQSIEAQEDFKKIFQFKTIFKIPGHIALDRVDIWLQDEARFGQQNTTTKLWAEKGSRPRAVKQQQFEYAYLFGSVCITNGASEALVVPYVNKDIMMTHLQQISDRTPIDRHAVIIMDGAGWHSDDIDADFKNLTIIKLPPYSPELNPIEQVWSWLRQHHLANRCFSGYDSIVETVCDAWNDFVSDSKRVIKMCTRDWMSLIS
- a CDS encoding DUF6488 family protein, producing the protein MFKKIISTLVLTSAMLISNVAYSHSEHSNSSVEPPTTEQVITKATNDLIKLVDDKATIEGQILKPSWKSVDNKKMHYKSVRYYSISFTNTVESRTLYILLNAQGTYLGANFDGNFEQL